In Leishmania donovani BPK282A1 complete genome, chromosome 18, a genomic segment contains:
- a CDS encoding periodic tryptophan protein 2-like protein has protein sequence MQTVFQLAAVHGMLYTGGNVVFSPDGTQLYSPVHNYLSSIQLQQAGHLSFMCSNSSISCFDLSPDGDLAFVAGQRGLGFFYSISARVVLDTLSFPPNCATPCVRFSPCGKYVAVALESTLQVYTAPAKRVVSFHGCHRIEQLHAVLARPITNLDWTADSEHILVCGQDARMKIVPRQGKLQQKGMALQQNSLVGHRSAVLGAWFTKEGSSEVVSVAADNVVVMWHRAAVTRREMLQAIATAKLEARLGEQEDSDNAEGGGVEDDDSPSPKSFLERKRLEQLRLDGVRVSAADDTYLPPILRYAFEIKDKFMLSHKGSVSVTAFHKPRGLLAIGYSSGTFAIHALPETKGGELALVHLLSISAQALTAAAFAPRGDWVAFGSAHLKQLLVWDWKAEAYVLKEQAHYYDIACAAITADSTNIISGGEEGKVKVWKVASGQCFATFTEHTGPISGISTSASTNAFFTSSLDGTARGYDLMRYRQFRVFSPPEQTQLSCIAVDPSGEVLAVGSSQVNKIFLFAVQTGRIIDVLQGHEAPIACVAFHPSGTTLTSGSMDHNLIFWDLFNQNDSGERLKGDGEVLGIGTEVLCVTYSSSGRRLAVLTAKQEISVYETTIANDPQLIKTFLTTFDAAGGWRKEVGPNSANYNTHFTRISFSPEGEKLIAGGDSKWLVLYHATQGYVLKKWPITHNLDVQGAEEQYQWRNASEAGFLGDIDVDEDDMHLSRRKLLEMPGSRHRHFATGKRKTELTARAMDVAFAATGSEFIAATTDGLLLFSTRVARPRFQPLQLSLRVTTEEVRQQLSNGQPVLALIGALNLGDATLGVECLRRMPRNSIPVAVAAVPSSLFPQLMQWVSEEVEHCRGLEHALLWAQSLLLHSNEAFGGIGAQQTARVLPALKTLQRSLFHHRLLTELSRENYFSVKYLADAARMNSSKLEPVAEDATE, from the coding sequence ATGCAGACCGTCTTTCAACTCGCTGCCGTGCATGGCATGCTATACACGGGCGGCAACGTTGTCTTTTCGCCCGACGGCACGCAGCTCTACTCCCCCGTGCACAACTACCTGTCGTCGATCCAGCTCCAGCAGGCAGGCCACCTCTCGTTCATGTGTAGCAACAGCTCCATCAGCTGCTTCGACCTCTCCCCCGATGGCGACCTTGCTTTTGTGGCCGGGCAGCGCGGTCTCGGCTTCTTCTACTCCATCTCCGCccgcgtcgtcctcgacacgctctccttccccccGAACTGCGCCACCCCGTGCGTGCGATTCAGCCCGTGTGGCAAGTACGTCGCAGTGGCGTTGGAGTCCACGCTGCAGGTGTACACGGCGCCGGCCAAGCGTGTCGTGAGTTTCCACGGTTGTCACCGCATCGAGCAGCTTCACGCCGTCCTTGCACGGCCCATTACGAACCTCGACTGGACGGCAGATAGCGAGCACATCCTGGTGTGTGGCCAGGATGCACGAATGAAGATCGTGCCGCGGCAAGgcaagctgcagcagaaAGGTATGGCACTCCAGCAGAACTCGCTCGtcggccaccgcagcgccgttCTTGGGGCCTGGTTCACGaaggagggcagcagcgaggtggTGAGTGTGGCGGCCGACAACGTGGTGGTGATGTGGCACCGCGCGGCCGTTACACGTAGGGAGATGCTGCAGGCGATCGCAACTGCCAAGCTGGAGGCCCGATTGGGCGAGCAGGAGGACAGCGACAACGCcgagggcggtggcgtcgaGGATGACGACTCCCCGTCTCCGAAGAGCTTCCTCGAGCGCAAGcggctggagcagctgcgcctcgacgGCGTGCGTGTTTCGGCCGCCGATGACACGTACCTGCCCCCGATTCTGCGCTATGCCTTCGAGATCAAGGACAAGTTCATGCTATCGCACAAGGGCAGCGTCAGCGTCACGGCGTTCCACAAGCCGCGTGGGCTTCTGGCGATCGGGTACAGTAGCGGCACCTTCGCCATTCACGCGTTGCCGGAGACGAAGGGCGGAGAGTTAGCCCTAGTACATCTCCTCTCGATATCTGCTCAGGCgttgacggcggcggccttcgcGCCACGTGGAGACTGGGTCGCATTCGGCAGTGCCCACCTcaagcagctgctcgtgTGGGACTGGAAAGCCGAGGCCTACGTGCTCAAGGAGCAGGCACACTACTACGACATCGCCTGCGCTGCCATCACGGCGGATAGCACCAATATCATCtccggcggcgaggagggcaaAGTGAAGGTGTGGAAGGTAGCATCCGGGCAGTGCTTCGCAACCTTCACCGAGCACACAGGGCCCATCAGCGGCATCAGCACGAGTGCGAGCACGAACGCCTTCTTCACCAGCAGCCTGGACGGCACGGCGCGCGGCTACGACCTCATGCGCTACCGCCAGTTTCGCGTCTTCAGCCCTCCAGAGCAGACGCAGCTTTCGTGCATCGCCGTCGACCCGTCCGGTGAAGTACTGgccgtcggcagcagccaaGTCAACAAGATCTTTCTGTTCGCTGTGCAAACGGGGCGCATTATTGACGTCTTGCAAGGGCACGAGGCGCCCATCGCGTGCGTGGCGTTCCACCCGTCCGGCACGACCCTCACCTCCGGCAGCATGGACCACAACCTCATCTTTTGGGACCTCTTCAACCAgaacgacagcggcgagcgGCTCAAGGGTGACGGCGAGGTGCTGGGCATCGGCACCGAGGTGCTGTGCGTCAcgtacagcagcagcgggcgacGGCTCGCCGTGCTGACGGCGAAGCAGGAGATTTCCGTGTACGAGACGACCATCGCCAACGACCCGCAGCTGATCAAGACGTTTCTCACGACCTTTGACGCGGCTGGCGGCTGGCGCAAGGAGGTGGGGCCGAACAGTGCCAACTACAACACTCACTTCACACGCATCAGCTTCTCCCCTGAGGGCGAGAAGCTGATCGCGGGCGGCGACTCCAAGTGGCTGGTGCTCTACCACGCGACACAGGGCTACGTGCTCAAGAAGTGGCCCATCACGCACAACCTCGACGTGCAGGGTGCGGAGGAGCAGTATCAATGGCGCAACGCCAGCGAGGCAGGCTTTCTCGGAGACATCGACGTGGATGAGGACGACATGCACCTGTCGCGGCGCAAGCTGCTGGAGATGCCGGgtagccgccaccgccacttcGCGACCGGCAAGCGCAAGACGGAGCTGACGGCGCGCGCGATGGACGTGGCGTTCGCGGCTACGGGCTCCGAGTTCATTGCCGCGACAACGGACggcctgctgctcttctcgaCGCGTGTGGCGCGTCCGCGCTttcagccgctgcagctgagctTGCGCGTAACAACCGAAGAGGTGCGCCAGCAACTCTCGAACGGCCAGCCGGTGTTGGCGCTTATCGGCGCCTTGAACCTTGGAGATGCGACGCTTGGCGTGGAGTGCCTACGCCGGATGCCGCGCAACTCGATCCCGGTAGCTGTCGCGGCCGTCCCCTCGTCCCTCTTTCCACAGCTCATGCAGTGGGtgagcgaggaggtggagcacTGCCGTGGTCTCGAGCATGCCCTGCTATGGGCGCAGTCCCTCCTGCTCCACTCCAACGAGGCGTTCGGCGGGATAGGGGCGCAGCAGACCGCGCGGGTGTTGCCAGCGCTCAAGACGCTTCAGCGCAGCCTCTTTCATCACCGCCTGCTTACGGAGCTCTCCCGCGAAAACTACTTCTCCGTCAAGTACctcgccgacgcggcgcgcaTGAACTCGTCCAAGCTGGAGCCGGTTGCAGAGGATGCAACGGAGTAG